The following proteins come from a genomic window of Chionomys nivalis chromosome 9, mChiNiv1.1, whole genome shotgun sequence:
- the Sstr4 gene encoding somatostatin receptor type 4, with the protein MNVPSTLPPGVEDITWTPGTNASSAPDDEGDAVRSDGTGTAGMVTIQCIYALVCLVGMVGNALVIFVILRYAKMKTATNIYLLNLAVADELFMLSVPFVASAAALRHWPFGAVLCRAVLSVDGLNMFTSVFCLTVLSVDRYVAVVHPLRAATYRRPSVAKLINLGVWLASLLVTLPIAVFADTRPARGGEAVACNLHWPHPAWSAVFVIYTFLLGFLLPVLAIGLCYLLIVGKMRAVALRAGWQQRRRSEKKITRLVLMVVTVFVLCWMPFYVVQLLNLFVTSLDATVNHVSLILSYANSCANPILYGFLSDNFRRSFQRVLCLRCCLLETTGGAEEEPLDYYATALKSRGGAGCICPPLPCQQEPLQTEPGCKQVPFTKTTTF; encoded by the coding sequence ATGAACGTGCCCTCAACACTGCCCCCCGGGGTCGAGGACATCACCTGGACCCCTGGGACCAACGCCAGCAGCGCTCCGGACGACGAGGGAGATGCGGTGCGGTCCGACGGTACAGGGACAGCGGGCATGGTTACCATCCAGTGCATATATGCGCTCGTGTGCCTGGTGGGTATGGTGGGCAACGCCCTGGTCATCTTCGTGATCCTACGCTATGCCAAGATGAAGACAGCCACAAACATCTACCTGCTCAACCTGGCGGTCGCCGACGAACTCTTCATGCTGAGCGTGCCATTCGTGGCGTCGGCGGCCGCCCTGCGCCACTGGCCCTTCGGGGCGGTGCTGTGCCGCGCAGTGCTTAGCGTGGACGGCCTAAACATGTTCACCAGTGTCTTCTGCCTCACCGTGCTCAGCGTGGACCGCTATGTGGCTGTAGTGCACCCTTTGCGCGCCGCCACCTACCGGCGGCCCAGCGTGGCCAAGCTAATCAACCTGGGAGTGTGGCTAGCATCCTTGTTGGTCACCCTGCCCATTGCAGTCTTCGCTGACACCAGGCCTGCTCGCGGGGGCGAGGCCGTGGCTTGCAACCTGCACTGGCCTcacccagcctggtctgcagtcTTCGTGATCTATACTTTTTTGTTGGGCTTCCTACTCCCGGTTCTGGCCATCGGTCTATGCTATCTGCTTATTGTGGGCAAGATGCGTGCGGTGGCCTTGCGGGCTGGCTGGCAGCAACGGAGGCGTTCAGAGAAGAAGATTACGAGGCTTGTGCTGATGGTAGTGActgtctttgtgttgtgctggatGCCCTTTTATGTTGTGCAGCTTCTGAATCTGTTTGTCACGAGCCTCGATGCCACAGTCAACCATGTGTCCCTCATCCTCAGCTATGCCAACAGCTGTGCCAACCCCATTCTCTATGGCTTCCTCTCTGACAACTTCCGGCGCTCTTTCCAGCGGGTTCTGTGCCTGCGCTGCTGTCTCCTGGAAACCACTGGAGGTGCCGAGGAAGAGCCCCTGGACTATTATGCCACTGCTCTCAAAAGCAGAGGGGGTGCAGGATGCATATGCCCTCCACTGCCCTGCCAGCAGGAGCCCTTGCAAACAGAACCTGGCTGCAAGCAAGTCCCTTTCACCAAGACTACTACTTTCTGA